From Firmicutes bacterium HGW-Firmicutes-1, the proteins below share one genomic window:
- a CDS encoding GNAT family N-acetyltransferase, producing the protein MDRAVICIVEYDIKYAKEISSLIIRNLKEVNSKDYPISEIEALAERFSEVNIDNLLRDRKVFVAVWNEKAIGTLSVVNKRGGEVFDYIFLTIFVNPDFHRRGIGKKLMYEGETYVKGLQGKTISIPSSITSSEFYVRMGYEYIEGIKKLDDSGHYWMVKKI; encoded by the coding sequence ATGGACAGAGCTGTAATTTGTATAGTCGAATATGACATAAAATATGCAAAAGAGATATCAAGTCTGATTATTCGCAATCTGAAGGAGGTCAATTCAAAGGATTATCCGATTTCAGAGATAGAAGCACTTGCAGAGAGATTTAGTGAAGTTAATATAGATAATTTACTTAGAGATAGAAAAGTGTTTGTGGCTGTTTGGAATGAAAAGGCAATAGGTACTCTAAGTGTTGTAAATAAACGGGGAGGAGAAGTTTTTGATTATATATTTCTAACAATTTTTGTTAATCCGGATTTTCATAGAAGAGGAATAGGTAAAAAATTAATGTACGAAGGCGAAACATATGTGAAGGGTCTTCAAGGAAAGACAATATCTATTCCTTCATCAATCACATCAAGTGAATTTTACGTACGAATGGGATACGAGTATATTGAGGGCATAAAAAAATTAGATGATAGTGGACATTATTGGATGGTAAAGAAAATTTAA
- a CDS encoding N-acetyltransferase has product MNITIREFQSEDINSIVSIWNEVIDEGNSFFWRRHFSNDEMLHIISSQKAVYCSMFNEEVIGFYILHDNFPDRGNHISNALYAIRKKFRGNGIGKMLGEHSLRIAKECGYKAMQFNSIVSTNTVSIHLWESLGFSRVGHIYKAFTLDDMEAVDIYIYYKSLN; this is encoded by the coding sequence ATGAATATTACAATTAGAGAATTTCAGAGTGAGGATATTAATTCAATTGTTTCCATTTGGAATGAAGTTATTGATGAAGGCAATAGTTTCTTTTGGAGAAGACATTTTTCTAATGACGAGATGCTACATATAATAAGTAGTCAAAAAGCAGTCTATTGCTCGATGTTTAATGAAGAAGTTATTGGATTCTATATTTTACATGACAACTTTCCTGATAGAGGGAATCACATATCAAATGCATTATATGCCATAAGAAAGAAATTTAGAGGGAATGGTATCGGTAAAATGTTAGGGGAACACTCTTTGAGAATTGCTAAAGAATGTGGTTACAAGGCGATGCAATTTAACTCTATTGTATCAACAAATACTGTTTCAATACATTTGTGGGAAAGTTTGGGATTTTCTCGTGTTGGGCATATATATAAAGCATTTACACTTGATGATATGGAAGCTGTTGACATTTACATATATTATAAATCCCTAAACTAA
- a CDS encoding IS110 family transposase, with translation MRNSSLCIDVSKASSFATPFTSLNHTFDNTFCFDHSVSGFKKAQSVLFNLEVASGSKPDVVLETTGNYSKPLVTTFYNLGYNVVVLNPLQTSHIKSKSIRKIKTDPIDTLRIAKVYYTNDCSYYSPNSSALEELKTFSRQWVSLNHTYSELQLKYLSLLELVFPNFKKVFTKTCCPTALKLINDFPDPKLILMAPINHLLSILKESKHSDSWCRAKLDDLLNYSRECLAQDATSLCLKTYIRLLLDFQEGLHQARDHMVSYAQTLPEYHLLISIPGVGELTAITILSEIGDIKKFTNDKQLTAFAGLDASIFQSGSYNSSRNKISKRGTPYLRQALYQATCAAVSNRPKGRINPILAEYYLKKVS, from the coding sequence ATGCGTAATTCTAGTCTTTGTATCGATGTTTCTAAAGCTTCTAGCTTCGCTACTCCCTTTACTTCTTTGAATCACACTTTTGATAACACTTTTTGTTTCGATCATTCTGTTTCTGGATTTAAAAAGGCTCAATCTGTTCTTTTTAATCTCGAGGTTGCTTCCGGCTCTAAGCCAGATGTTGTTCTTGAGACTACGGGAAACTACTCCAAACCTTTAGTAACCACTTTCTATAACCTTGGTTATAACGTAGTAGTACTTAACCCTCTACAAACTAGCCATATTAAGTCCAAATCTATTCGTAAAATTAAGACGGATCCCATTGATACCCTACGTATTGCTAAAGTCTATTATACTAATGATTGCTCCTATTATTCTCCCAATTCTTCTGCCTTAGAAGAACTTAAGACCTTTTCTAGACAATGGGTTTCTCTTAATCATACATATAGTGAGCTGCAATTAAAATATCTTTCTTTACTTGAACTGGTTTTCCCTAACTTCAAAAAGGTTTTCACTAAAACTTGTTGCCCTACCGCCCTGAAACTTATTAATGATTTTCCTGATCCTAAGCTCATTCTTATGGCACCTATTAATCATCTCTTAAGTATTTTAAAGGAGTCAAAACACTCGGATTCTTGGTGTCGTGCTAAGTTGGATGATCTCCTTAATTATTCAAGGGAATGTCTTGCTCAAGATGCAACCTCTTTATGTTTAAAAACATATATCCGTCTATTACTAGACTTCCAAGAAGGTTTACATCAAGCACGGGATCATATGGTCAGTTACGCCCAGACACTCCCTGAATATCATCTACTTATCAGTATCCCCGGTGTTGGAGAGCTCACTGCTATAACAATTCTGAGTGAAATTGGAGACATTAAAAAGTTTACTAATGATAAACAGCTTACTGCTTTTGCAGGCCTAGATGCCTCTATTTTCCAGTCAGGCTCTTATAATTCTTCTAGAAATAAGATTTCTAAAAGAGGTACTCCCTATTTGAGACAAGCTCTCTATCAAGCCACCTGTGCTGCTGTATCTAATCGTCCAAAAGGTAGAATCAATCCGATTCTAGCTGAGTATTATCTTAAGAAAGTTAGTTAG
- a CDS encoding N-acetyltransferase produces the protein MIRIRHANITEKYKTYEWLCLSDTAHMHMGEPDYPNSPIPSWEQFKEDFEDFYYEEVTRDKGSVMIILHNDEEIGCLCYACFHLKPQKAELDIWLKGKEYCGIGYGTNALIALCEYLELNYNIKDYIIRPSIKNYRAIRAYEKVGFKKVRKDEKEITINNYLLHEYLGE, from the coding sequence ATGATAAGGATTAGACATGCTAACATAACAGAAAAGTATAAGACATATGAATGGCTATGTTTGTCTGATACAGCGCATATGCATATGGGTGAACCAGATTATCCTAATAGTCCTATTCCAAGTTGGGAGCAATTTAAGGAAGATTTCGAGGACTTTTATTATGAAGAAGTAACCAGAGATAAAGGATCAGTTATGATAATTCTACATAATGATGAAGAGATAGGTTGCCTATGTTATGCCTGTTTTCATCTCAAACCACAGAAGGCAGAATTAGATATCTGGCTTAAAGGAAAAGAATATTGTGGAATTGGTTACGGTACAAACGCTTTAATAGCTTTATGTGAATACTTAGAATTGAATTATAATATCAAGGATTATATAATTAGGCCATCGATTAAAAACTATCGTGCAATTAGGGCATATGAAAAAGTTGGATTTAAGAAAGTACGAAAAGATGAGAAAGAAATAACTATTAATAATTATTTGCTCCATGAATATTTGGGTGAATAA